The DNA sequence CCATTTAGGCAAATAAATAGTATCTCTTCTATTTTCAGATTCTTTTGCAATTCTGTCGTTTTTACTTAAAGTAAACCATCCGCCGATAAGATTTGCAACTAATGCAATTGTTATCAAGGCTAAAACTGCTATAAATGCATTCTTTTTCATTTTGCTTGGTTTAATAGTGTTGTTGCTTGTTCTTGAGTCTTTTCCCGCAAGGTACTGTCAGCTTGTTTTATTGTTTCTTGCTTTATGTAACCCGCTTTCATTAAAAGTTCATCTTTTAGTTTATCCTTCTCTGTTTTCTCTTTTTCGTATAATTCTTTCCATGCTTTTTCAGAACTTTCATTTTTTCTGATGTTAATGAAGTAAGTGATCCAGAACATTAAGAAAAATACCGATCCTACAAATGCAAGAGGATTTTTAGTAATAAGTTGTTGAATTTTACCGATCTCGTTTGTGTTAGGATTTGCCATTTCATTATTTATAGTTTTTAATTATGAGCCACTAAAAGTCCTTTTTCAAATTGCATTGCTCTATTGGCGCCAACTGAATCTTTATAAGTTATTACAACACTTTGTCCTGCCTGCGAACCAATCAAAATGTCTCCTGTAATAATTTCAAGTGCATTATTAACGGTTCCGCCTGATGCCTCAAGTCTTAAAGCTGTATTATTAATGTTTGAGCCTGCAGAAGAAATGTCAGCTCCGATATTACTAATATTGCCTTCATCTCTCTCACTTGTAATTCTAAATCTGTTTTTATAAGTTGGGTTGCCCGGGAAATTATCCGACGAAATTGAAACGCCACTAAGGAATATTCCAGAATTATCGAATTCTCCAAAAAGTAACTTACCCATTGAACTCGTTAAAGTTGTAGGTGTTATTTTCCACCCATTAACACCACCAATAAAACCTGAATCAGCATTAATTGTCCCCTTAATGTCCGCGTTTTCAGCAATCATTTTACCGTTGTGTTGAACTCTGAATGGGGCTGTATTTCTGTTTTCAAAATCTGAACCTGCACCAAATCGAACACTTATGCCTGTTGTATCGCCATCGTCTGTTTTTCCTGAAATAAAGGCGTTTCTTATAGTCCCCTCACCTACTTCGATAACTTCAGACATTAAAAGACCTCCGTCAATTGAAGTGAATCCATCCGAACCGTTGCCAAATTTTATTTTACCTTTAATCTCGCCAGTATCAAGGTTGAAATAATTCTGTCCGTCTAATGAAGAAATAATCCCAGTTCTGATAAGACCTCCGTTTATTGTAGTTGTACCGACGGTAACCGAAAGAACACGAACTCCATCAACTACAGAGTGCAGAAGTCCAATAAGGAAAAAATAATCATTGGCATCAGAATCGAATTTTATTTGTTCTTGTGTGAAGACAATAGATCCGGACTGATCTGTCTTGCTGCATTTACCATAAACATATCTCCAAGTATCATCAGGAATAGTTTCAATGTTTTCTGGAATATTCCATTCTTTATCCATGGTTTGAGAGTAAATAATACCAGGATTAACTTTTACTTTGTTCTTATCGTTTTCATACATTAAATAGAAAACCACAGAACAGCTAATTTGCTGGCTTCTTGCACCAACTGTAAGCATATTCGTTTCGATTGAATTTGGACGGATGTTTTCGGGATTGAAATAATCATCTGTATCAAACACAAGGTTCTTAAGTTCTTCAGTGGTTTTTAGTCCTATTTTTGAGTAGTTAATATTTCCAAGATTGACAATCGACATTACATTTTTAATCTCTTTAATATCAAGTATAACCTGGGAACTGTAATTAATCTCATAAGTATCTGCAATGACTATTTTTGTCCTATAGGGATTATAATCACCGTTCTCAATGAAACTTATAGTTTCTTGGTTAACTCTCAGAACCTTATTTATACCAAGTTCTTCATCTATGACACGGATATAATCACCTATATCAAACTTTCCTAAACCTATTTTCTCCATGTAAGCAGGATCTACGCCCAGATCATAAGAAACTTTTGCATTTTTATGCAAGTCGAATTGTTCCAAACCCTTTACTAAAAGTTCATTTTCCGCATTATCTATGTAAGATTTAGGCATAACAATATCAATGATCACGTATTCATCACCTAAAGCAAATTGAAATGCAGCTGAAGCTTCATCAGGAAAGCTTTGCCCCTGATCATTTTTGAAAGGAATTATTTCAAACGATTTTGTTGTGTGATTATAACCACCTTTTTTAATTTCAAATTCATATCCAGCAAGATTTCCGGTTTTTACACTGATCTTTGCAGATGTCCCAGCAATAAGATATTTTGTAGTAACTCCATCAGACTCTTTCTCATTCAAGTCAAAATCCATTGTGTTATCACTGAATTTGAATTTTGTATCTCCTAAAGACGTTATTTTTCCGGTTCTATGTGGGTAAATATCATCGAAAGTGATTGTACCTTCTTTAAGTCCAAATGAAGCAATGGCCTGTTCATTTTCAATGTAGTCTGAATTGGGTAGCTTTAAATGTGTACTGAAATTTCTGTATTCGTTGGGTATATTTTCGGTACCTCCGGAAACATATAGACGATTAATAATATCATTATCATCTACATTGTTTCTATTCAGATTATATAATCCTTTCCCCTTTCCATATTCAAAAGCAATTGGGACTTTTTTGCCATAATCTCCGGTATGAATAACAAACTTTCCATTTTCAACTTTAACCCAGAAATCAGTATTAAAGCCATTTTCTTTTGAGCATATTTTCTGTAAAGCAGATAAGCAGGTATCATCACCAAAAGTTAACGATTTTGTTTCTCCATTAGTAAAGTTTCCAATTTCCCAGTTTGTAGAGAAACGCTGCATATTGTTTTTAAGACACAATAAGAATGTTTCAATTGTACCGATTAACGGAAAATCTGTATCTGTTTTAAAGCCTGTAGCATCGGTATTAAAATATTTACAACGAAGCAGATCAAACATTAATCCCTGTGCTATAATATTGTATTCGTATTGAGACGAGTTGTTTTTATTTACTCCAGGTAATGCATTAATTCTATATACAGAACCGAATAGGACGAAGTAATCATTAATTCGAATATCTAATACAGAAGCAGAATTAAGCTTTATTGAGACTGAGTCATCAGACAACAGTACTCTATTTAAAGTGGCAGTTTCCACTGTGCGTTTCCCTCTCTCAATTAAATTAAAGAGAGGCGTTCCGCTTCTGTATAGTGTTATATTATTCATTATCCAAAGAATTTTATTAAGCCAGAAATTCCCATTGCAATAGATTTAGACCCTAATATTTCATCTGGATGTACTGCATTAATTTTTACAGTTTCAGTTTTTGTACTTCCTTTGCTGACAGGCCTTGTTTCTTCTGGGAAATCATAGTCGGTATCTACAGATAGATGTACCGGAATAAGATAAACTCTATTATTGTACGAAGTACTATTATCATATTCCTGATGCAACCTTTTTTGCCAGGTCACAAGTCCTGTTTTTCTGTACATTTCTGCATATTGTCCATTCGAGTAGTTTTCACCGAAAGCGTTCTGATCAGTTGGAGGGAATGTTACTACAATACCTATTCGAATTGTAGAATCATATGCATGTATACTAGAAATAATATCATTATACTTTGCAATGGCAATATCAACTCTTGTTTGCGCATCTGATAAAGTCACTGCGCTAAATATCTCATTGATTCCTATCTGAATTGCTACAGTTCCATTACTTGCAAAAGTTTGATTTGTTATACTTAAATAATACGCGAAATCAAATTTATTAGTTGATGGGTTAAAGAACTTATTTACTACAGGTTGTGTTACTGAAGAATAATTGATTATTGCATCACCGGAACCACTGACTTTATTCAAGGTCCCGGTGTTCGTTGGTCCAGTACCAGTCAATACTGCAACGGAAAAATAAGCAGTACCACCAGTGCCACCAGTGGGATTTACTTCGTCAACTCTATACGTATTTGATCCTTGAGAATAAACAGACCCTAATCCCGGCCAAACCGAAGGTGTAGCTGTAATATTTATTTTGTACAATGGCAGTCCAGCGGTATAAAAAGTGTCAACTCTAGCACCTGAAATCGCTTCATTTTTATAGCCCGCAGGACCTTGTTCGCCAATACATCGGATTTTCATGACATCATTGCCAAAAATATCGTCCATTAAAGGCCCTGTAATCTTTTTACCAGTTCCTGTACTGTCTGCAATTAATAAAAAGTCCCTTGTCACGCCATTCCCCGCATTTAAACCAACAGAAAGCAGGTTTTGAACTTTACTGGCTAAAACATCACGCCCACGCATTACATATAAAGCCATTGTTTGATTCATACTTTCTGGAACGGGATCCAAACGCCATTGTCTTTTGTATTGTTTTCCAACAGGACCATCATAGTTTAGAACATAATTATCATTATTATCTCCAAATTGAGGAACACAAACATTCTTGTTATAAATGTTTAATTGCGATCCAGGAAATACATGATACTTCGAAGTGTATAAAACATCCGGATCTCCAAAACCTCTAATTCTGTCTGATTCCTTTTTAGTAAGTTGCTTTTCAAAATGTCCTTTAATAACTTCACAGTACATGACATATTTCAGGTTTGAAACAGTCCCAGTTAAGGTATCCGTTCCTAATGCTGTAGTATATTTTACTGCTAAAACCGAATTAAAATCAGTTGCAGCTGCTCCACCATATAAGGAAAACATCCCGTTCCCTATGAAAGAGACGAAAATATCTTTATCAGCTGTGTTGATGTATGTTTCATCAAGATCAAAATAAATATTCTTAATAACATTCAGCTCTAATGATACGGGCTTAGTTTTGTTAAAGATGATTGGACCTGTGCTACTTGTTTCTCTTACGATACAAGTAACCTGGGTAGGAATCATCGTTGCATCAAATGCTTTAAACATATAACCCAATCGATTAAAATTGGTCAATTTACCTTTGATCTGTCCCCAGCCTTTGAAAATGGAATTATTTACGTTCAAGGTAATTGTTCCCTTTGTATCAAGCGAATCAGTAACAAATCCGTCTGTAATAACAGCATCATATTCAGCTATCTTTTCCGCTACTGCTTTTGATTCAACCGGGTTAGTATCAGTCAGGGA is a window from the Chryseobacterium sp. T16E-39 genome containing:
- a CDS encoding phage tail protein, translated to MNNITLYRSGTPLFNLIERGKRTVETATLNRVLLSDDSVSIKLNSASVLDIRINDYFVLFGSVYRINALPGVNKNNSSQYEYNIIAQGLMFDLLRCKYFNTDATGFKTDTDFPLIGTIETFLLCLKNNMQRFSTNWEIGNFTNGETKSLTFGDDTCLSALQKICSKENGFNTDFWVKVENGKFVIHTGDYGKKVPIAFEYGKGKGLYNLNRNNVDDNDIINRLYVSGGTENIPNEYRNFSTHLKLPNSDYIENEQAIASFGLKEGTITFDDIYPHRTGKITSLGDTKFKFSDNTMDFDLNEKESDGVTTKYLIAGTSAKISVKTGNLAGYEFEIKKGGYNHTTKSFEIIPFKNDQGQSFPDEASAAFQFALGDEYVIIDIVMPKSYIDNAENELLVKGLEQFDLHKNAKVSYDLGVDPAYMEKIGLGKFDIGDYIRVIDEELGINKVLRVNQETISFIENGDYNPYRTKIVIADTYEINYSSQVILDIKEIKNVMSIVNLGNINYSKIGLKTTEELKNLVFDTDDYFNPENIRPNSIETNMLTVGARSQQISCSVVFYLMYENDKNKVKVNPGIIYSQTMDKEWNIPENIETIPDDTWRYVYGKCSKTDQSGSIVFTQEQIKFDSDANDYFFLIGLLHSVVDGVRVLSVTVGTTTINGGLIRTGIISSLDGQNYFNLDTGEIKGKIKFGNGSDGFTSIDGGLLMSEVIEVGEGTIRNAFISGKTDDGDTTGISVRFGAGSDFENRNTAPFRVQHNGKMIAENADIKGTINADSGFIGGVNGWKITPTTLTSSMGKLLFGEFDNSGIFLSGVSISSDNFPGNPTYKNRFRITSERDEGNISNIGADISSAGSNINNTALRLEASGGTVNNALEIITGDILIGSQAGQSVVITYKDSVGANRAMQFEKGLLVAHN